From Kineosporia succinea, the proteins below share one genomic window:
- a CDS encoding CPBP family intramembrane glutamic endopeptidase — protein MFTEQMSKTPVRLVFLAVVFFAVNAVVVGPLSQMVHSSNPFVALVTLVLGVAAAAGMVWLYRWVIGKVEHREATELAPVNVGPALRRGALLGMGMFTAVMLLITIFGGYESLSWGSFTSALATAGMMASVAVIEEILFRGVLFRLVEQMTGTVGAMVVSALVFGGLHLLNSPNLWGALAIAIQGGLMLAAVYAATRSLWLPIGLHFGWNFAESGIFGTTVSGSDNSGGGIFSSVLDGPTLISGGDFGPEATIFAVLVCSVLTVVYTRRITTRTREMA, from the coding sequence ATGTTCACCGAGCAGATGAGCAAGACCCCGGTCCGGCTGGTCTTCCTGGCCGTCGTGTTCTTCGCCGTGAACGCGGTGGTCGTCGGGCCGCTGTCGCAGATGGTGCACAGCTCGAACCCGTTCGTGGCGCTGGTGACGCTGGTGCTCGGGGTGGCCGCGGCCGCCGGCATGGTGTGGCTGTACCGCTGGGTGATCGGCAAGGTCGAACACCGCGAGGCCACCGAGCTCGCCCCGGTGAACGTCGGGCCCGCCCTGCGCCGTGGCGCCCTGCTCGGTATGGGCATGTTCACCGCGGTCATGCTGCTGATCACGATCTTCGGCGGGTACGAGTCGCTGAGCTGGGGCTCGTTCACCTCGGCGCTGGCCACGGCCGGGATGATGGCGTCGGTCGCGGTGATCGAGGAGATCCTGTTCCGCGGTGTGCTGTTCCGCCTGGTCGAGCAGATGACCGGCACGGTCGGCGCGATGGTCGTCTCGGCCCTGGTCTTCGGCGGTCTGCACCTGCTGAACAGCCCGAACCTGTGGGGTGCGCTGGCCATCGCGATCCAGGGCGGTCTGATGCTGGCGGCCGTCTACGCCGCGACCCGCTCGCTGTGGCTGCCGATCGGCCTGCACTTCGGCTGGAACTTCGCCGAGTCGGGCATCTTCGGCACCACGGTCTCCGGGTCGGACAACAGCGGCGGCGGCATCTTCAGCAGCGTGCTCGACGGCCCGACCCTGATCTCCGGCGGCGATTTCGGCCCCGAGGCCACGATCTTCGCGGTGCTGGTCTGCAGCGTGCTCACGGTCGTCTACACCCGGCGCATCACGACTCGGACTCGGGAAATGGCCTGA
- a CDS encoding MerR family transcriptional regulator, whose amino-acid sequence MTAEWSIQEVARLTGTTSRTLRHYGDKGLLTPTSTGGNGQRYYDQQALVRLQQILLLRGLGLGLSAIAETLDGQHDTVTALNRHLRLLRREQERLSRQVASIRTTIRKLEGGEPLMAEEVLDGFDHTRYEEEVSQRWGREAYEKGDRWWRSLSAEEKAGFRQQGLDIARDFVAARENGEMADGVVAQDVARRHVEWLGITTEPSRDYVIGLGEMYVADPRFGENYAPEGMDPTPYAEYVRDVLKVYAERNL is encoded by the coding sequence GTGACGGCGGAATGGTCCATCCAGGAGGTCGCCCGGCTCACCGGAACCACCAGTCGCACCCTTCGTCACTACGGTGACAAGGGGCTGCTGACTCCAACGAGCACGGGCGGCAACGGGCAGCGCTACTACGACCAGCAGGCGCTGGTCCGGCTCCAGCAGATCCTGTTGCTGCGAGGCCTTGGCCTGGGCCTTTCCGCCATCGCGGAGACGCTCGACGGTCAGCACGACACCGTCACCGCCCTCAACCGTCACCTGCGGCTTCTTCGGCGCGAGCAGGAGCGGCTGAGCCGGCAGGTCGCGTCGATCCGCACCACCATCCGCAAGCTCGAGGGAGGGGAACCGCTCATGGCCGAGGAAGTGCTCGACGGGTTCGACCACACGCGATACGAAGAAGAGGTCTCGCAGCGCTGGGGGCGCGAGGCCTACGAGAAGGGTGACCGCTGGTGGCGGTCGCTCAGTGCCGAGGAGAAGGCCGGGTTCAGGCAGCAGGGTCTCGACATCGCCCGGGATTTCGTGGCGGCCCGGGAGAACGGCGAGATGGCGGACGGGGTGGTCGCCCAGGACGTCGCCCGTCGCCACGTCGAGTGGCTGGGGATCACGACCGAGCCGAGCCGGGACTACGTGATCGGTCTCGGCGAGATGTACGTGGCCGACCCGCGTTTCGGCGAGAACTACGCACCGGAGGGGATGGACCCGACGCCGTACGCGGAGTACGTGCGCGACGTGCTGAAGGTCTACGCGGAACGCAACCTGTAG
- a CDS encoding DUF4232 domain-containing protein, protein MNRVFTRAHLIASGAVAVATAGAVAFAPGASAQPVKAAPKTVTCTAANTDIKITKVAQPYNHLLVRARNTSKNNCNAFSAPYLCMGKEAQAPAFVIKESQPQAVVTLFPGETAYASIIVAGYSQREEDYATNQVGVLFANRNNNGSVGSEATVKVSGKGVINAGQAMVTYWQYSRKDALAW, encoded by the coding sequence ATGAACCGCGTCTTCACCCGTGCCCACCTCATCGCCTCCGGCGCCGTGGCTGTCGCCACCGCGGGGGCCGTGGCCTTCGCGCCGGGGGCATCGGCCCAGCCCGTCAAGGCTGCCCCGAAGACGGTTACCTGCACCGCCGCGAACACCGACATCAAGATCACCAAGGTGGCGCAGCCGTACAACCACCTGCTGGTGCGGGCCAGGAACACGAGCAAGAACAACTGCAACGCCTTCTCCGCGCCCTACCTCTGCATGGGCAAGGAGGCCCAGGCGCCGGCCTTCGTGATCAAGGAGAGCCAGCCGCAGGCCGTGGTCACGCTGTTCCCCGGCGAGACCGCGTACGCCAGCATCATCGTCGCCGGCTACAGCCAGCGCGAAGAGGACTACGCCACCAACCAGGTCGGCGTGCTCTTCGCCAACCGCAACAACAATGGCTCGGTCGGCAGTGAGGCCACGGTGAAGGTCAGCGGCAAGGGCGTCATCAACGCGGGCCAGGCGATGGTCACCTACTGGCAGTACAGCCGCAAGGACGCCCTCGCCTGGTAA
- a CDS encoding DMT family transporter — translation MAYLMLVVAIALEVVATSLLPSTHGFSRLGPSALCLGTYAVVFILLARIVQDLPVGVVYATWSGMGVAAIMLVGATFLGEPLSPAKITGAAMIIGGVVILNVAGVH, via the coding sequence ATGGCTTATCTGATGCTGGTCGTGGCGATCGCCCTCGAGGTCGTGGCCACCAGCCTGCTCCCCTCGACCCACGGCTTCTCGCGGCTGGGGCCGAGTGCGCTGTGCCTGGGCACGTATGCGGTGGTGTTCATCCTGCTCGCGCGCATCGTGCAGGATCTGCCGGTCGGCGTCGTCTACGCCACCTGGTCGGGTATGGGCGTCGCGGCGATCATGCTGGTCGGGGCCACATTCCTGGGTGAACCGCTCAGCCCGGCCAAGATCACCGGGGCGGCGATGATCATCGGCGGTGTGGTGATCCTCAACGTGGCCGGTGTTCACTAG
- a CDS encoding TetR/AcrR family transcriptional regulator, whose translation MTTSRDPEGRRRALLAATVEVVAEVGVARTTHRLIAARADVPLGATTYYFPTLNDLIATALEQAGDAWDADLVRWETELRRAQHELGPDDDGPAGLLTRLILEYLADQPRARLECELYLAAGHTPELRPLATRWLLGLREVTARLAGPSTGYALATLVDGVFLQATVTGEAPAADQLQSAIAKIWASPAV comes from the coding sequence GTGACGACTTCCCGGGATCCCGAAGGCCGGCGCCGCGCCCTGCTCGCCGCCACCGTCGAGGTGGTGGCCGAGGTCGGGGTGGCCCGCACGACACACCGGCTCATCGCGGCCCGGGCCGACGTCCCACTGGGGGCGACCACCTATTACTTCCCGACGCTGAACGACCTCATCGCCACCGCGCTCGAGCAAGCCGGTGACGCGTGGGACGCGGATCTCGTGCGCTGGGAGACCGAACTGCGCCGGGCCCAGCACGAACTGGGCCCCGATGACGACGGCCCGGCCGGTCTGCTCACCCGGCTGATCCTGGAGTACCTGGCCGATCAGCCGCGGGCCCGGCTGGAGTGCGAGCTCTACCTGGCGGCGGGGCACACGCCCGAGCTGCGGCCGCTGGCGACGCGCTGGCTGCTGGGGCTGCGTGAGGTCACGGCCCGGCTGGCCGGTCCGAGCACCGGCTATGCGCTCGCGACTCTCGTCGACGGGGTGTTTCTGCAGGCCACGGTCACGGGTGAGGCGCCTGCGGCCGATCAGCTGCAGTCGGCGATCGCGAAGATCTGGGCTTCGCCGGCCGTTTGA
- a CDS encoding pentapeptide repeat-containing protein — translation MAAIGLALAASLWLFPQYVTGRGAGLSEVQRLTLANDARMPALVAVAVGAGVAGLWFSVRQQQRARTVDRGERFNRAVTQLTDPAASTRVGAVYALERLSHERGQDTQPVAEVLAAFVQEARPLEVTGHFTAISSDVAAALQVLARVAGHRRRPVDLTAARLPGGQFKGIDLSGANLALVDLSGADLSLANLANCNLSHADLRGADLSWANLLGADLTGADTRDCDMRQVSLTSRQRAQLLEVPAETVRPPGRRQAAR, via the coding sequence GTGGCTGCGATCGGCCTGGCTCTCGCCGCTTCCCTCTGGCTCTTCCCGCAGTACGTCACCGGCCGGGGCGCCGGGCTCAGCGAGGTGCAGCGACTCACCCTGGCCAACGATGCGCGGATGCCCGCCCTGGTCGCGGTCGCCGTCGGCGCGGGGGTGGCCGGGCTCTGGTTCTCGGTGCGCCAGCAGCAGCGCGCTCGCACCGTCGACCGGGGCGAGCGATTCAACCGCGCCGTCACCCAGCTCACCGATCCGGCGGCCAGCACCCGGGTCGGCGCCGTCTACGCACTGGAACGTCTCTCGCACGAACGCGGTCAGGACACCCAGCCCGTCGCCGAGGTGCTGGCGGCCTTCGTGCAGGAGGCCCGCCCGCTCGAGGTGACGGGGCACTTCACCGCGATCTCGTCGGACGTCGCCGCGGCCTTGCAGGTGCTGGCCCGGGTGGCCGGGCACCGTCGCCGTCCGGTCGACCTGACCGCGGCCCGGTTGCCCGGCGGGCAGTTCAAGGGCATCGACCTGTCCGGCGCCAATCTCGCCCTGGTCGACCTCAGTGGCGCCGACCTGTCGCTCGCGAACCTGGCCAACTGCAACCTGTCCCACGCCGATCTGCGCGGCGCCGACCTGAGCTGGGCCAACCTGCTGGGCGCCGATCTCACCGGCGCCGACACCCGCGACTGCGACATGCGTCAGGTGTCCCTGACCAGCCGGCAGCGTGCCCAGCTGCTCGAGGTCCCGGCCGAAACTGTCCGCCCACCCGGGCGACGTCAGGCAGCCCGCTAG
- a CDS encoding MarR family winged helix-turn-helix transcriptional regulator has product MTPVPRTPQPSPGFLLMTIGRTIRVEVEAGLREHGTSLRHLSALGHLSREPGLSYSELGRRAGVTAQSMQATLRQLEELGGVERRTLPGRGRTAELVVTPAGQELIATGFRVMREVEQKVLAPLDDEQRQALTALLFPVLTGGGSL; this is encoded by the coding sequence GTGACGCCAGTGCCCAGAACTCCGCAGCCCAGCCCGGGTTTTCTGCTGATGACCATCGGCCGCACGATCCGGGTCGAGGTCGAGGCGGGGCTGCGGGAGCACGGCACGTCGCTGCGGCACCTGTCCGCGCTGGGGCATCTCTCGCGCGAGCCCGGCCTCTCGTACAGCGAACTCGGCCGCCGCGCCGGGGTGACGGCCCAGAGCATGCAGGCCACGCTCCGGCAGCTCGAGGAACTGGGCGGGGTCGAGCGCCGCACCCTGCCCGGGCGGGGCCGCACTGCCGAGCTGGTGGTCACGCCGGCCGGGCAGGAATTGATCGCCACCGGTTTCCGGGTGATGCGCGAGGTCGAGCAGAAGGTCCTCGCACCACTGGACGACGAGCAGCGCCAGGCCCTCACCGCGCTCCTGTTCCCGGTCCTGACCGGCGGGGGCTCGCTCTGA
- a CDS encoding DUF3817 domain-containing protein, translated as MSLRSLRVAAAVEACSLALLLLNLATVHVAALASALGPVHGCAYLIGIVLTFALTRSAGIRVLSLIPAVGALLVLRRLRDSVSSIPRL; from the coding sequence GTGTCCCTGCGTTCTCTGCGCGTCGCGGCGGCGGTCGAGGCCTGCTCGCTGGCGCTGCTCCTGCTGAACCTGGCCACCGTGCACGTCGCGGCGCTGGCCTCGGCACTCGGGCCGGTGCACGGCTGCGCCTACCTGATCGGCATCGTGCTGACCTTCGCACTGACGAGATCGGCCGGAATCCGGGTCTTGTCGCTGATTCCCGCAGTCGGCGCACTGCTTGTGCTGCGCCGCCTGCGAGATTCGGTCAGCAGTATCCCCAGGCTGTGA
- a CDS encoding response regulator, with protein MLASATRAMAVLLVDDDPGDVLMIEEALESIGAPRNVYVANDGEEAVAFLRRTGEHEDAPRPDVILLDLNMPRMDGRQVLAEIKNDPELRSIPIVVLTTSQAPSDILSSYSLHANAYVTKPMNLDGLTEVVRRIDHFYAKIAALPGRRPSSEQ; from the coding sequence ATGCTCGCATCCGCTACCCGTGCCATGGCCGTCCTGCTGGTCGACGACGACCCGGGCGACGTTCTGATGATCGAAGAGGCTCTCGAGTCGATCGGCGCCCCGCGCAACGTCTACGTGGCCAACGACGGCGAAGAGGCGGTGGCCTTCCTGCGCCGCACCGGTGAGCACGAAGACGCTCCCCGCCCCGACGTCATCCTGCTCGACCTGAACATGCCCCGCATGGACGGACGTCAGGTGCTGGCCGAGATCAAGAACGACCCGGAGCTGCGCAGCATCCCGATCGTGGTGCTCACCACCTCGCAGGCTCCGTCCGACATCCTGAGCAGCTACTCGCTGCACGCGAACGCCTATGTCACCAAGCCCATGAACCTCGACGGGCTGACCGAGGTGGTGCGCCGAATTGACCACTTCTATGCCAAGATCGCCGCTCTTCCGGGTCGTCGCCCGAGCAGCGAGCAGTAG
- a CDS encoding TetR/AcrR family transcriptional regulator, whose translation MTSGTKPYHHGDLRRALLAAAAEVIAESGTDALSLRDLARRAGVSHAAPGHHFGDRAGLMTAVAAQGFELLCESLAQAPDFADMGLRYVRFALDHPGHFAVMFRADAIHQDDPDFTTAAGRAQDLLRGGAVKAFSRTDERVSALAAWSLVHGLATLLLSGAMTLDEGQTEDDLTRLVTRWLTQRSL comes from the coding sequence GTGACCTCCGGGACGAAGCCGTACCACCACGGCGACCTGCGCCGGGCCCTGCTCGCCGCCGCGGCCGAGGTGATCGCGGAGTCCGGCACCGACGCGCTGAGCCTGCGCGACCTGGCCCGCCGCGCCGGCGTGTCCCACGCCGCACCCGGCCATCACTTCGGCGACCGGGCCGGCCTGATGACAGCCGTGGCCGCCCAGGGCTTCGAGCTGCTCTGCGAGTCGCTCGCGCAGGCCCCCGACTTCGCCGACATGGGCCTGCGCTACGTGCGTTTCGCACTCGACCATCCGGGCCACTTCGCGGTGATGTTCCGCGCCGACGCGATCCACCAGGACGACCCTGACTTCACCACCGCCGCCGGCCGAGCCCAGGACCTGCTGCGAGGCGGTGCGGTGAAAGCTTTTTCACGCACCGACGAACGCGTCTCGGCCCTGGCCGCGTGGTCGCTGGTGCACGGGCTGGCAACGTTGCTGCTGAGCGGCGCCATGACGCTCGACGAAGGGCAGACCGAAGACGACCTGACCCGGCTGGTCACCCGCTGGCTGACGCAGCGGTCGCTGTGA
- a CDS encoding DLW-39 family protein, translating into MKKLLVVAVASAAGVALWRKVGSNKPSQPWASATDKV; encoded by the coding sequence ATGAAGAAGCTGCTGGTGGTCGCCGTCGCGTCCGCGGCCGGCGTCGCGCTCTGGCGCAAGGTCGGTTCCAACAAGCCCAGCCAGCCGTGGGCATCGGCGACCGACAAGGTCTGA
- a CDS encoding type II toxin-antitoxin system HicB family antitoxin encodes MSEPRIVTIPIVIEQGDDGVWSADVQLRRGLEAHGEGDTEEDALEDLREALTGLFEEFSVSRELSITVAA; translated from the coding sequence ATGTCCGAGCCCCGGATCGTGACCATCCCGATCGTCATCGAGCAAGGTGACGACGGCGTCTGGTCGGCCGACGTGCAGCTGCGGCGTGGTCTCGAGGCGCACGGCGAGGGTGACACCGAGGAAGACGCCCTCGAGGATCTGCGTGAGGCGCTGACCGGGTTGTTCGAGGAGTTCAGCGTGTCGCGGGAGCTGTCGATCACGGTTGCGGCCTGA
- the glgX gene encoding glycogen debranching protein GlgX — translation MTDPATTPSALGVWPGKAYPLGASYDGYGTNFAIFSEVAEKVELCLFDEAGNETRVTLPEVDAFIWHVFLPGIQPGQRYGYRVHGPWNPSQGHRCNPNKLLLDTYAKAIDGVFDWNEAVFGYPFGEPDARNDADSAEYMPKSVVINPYFDWGVDRPPKHEYADSVVYEAHVKGLTQTHPDVPEAMRGTYSGIAHPAIVQHLVSLGVTALELMPVHHFANDSTLISKGLSNYWGYNTIGFFAPDPKYASTIAPGGQVQEFKAMVRALHEAGIEVILDVVYNHTAEGNHLGPTLSMRGVDNLAYYRTVEEDRRYYMDYTGTGNTLNVRHPHSLQLIMDSLRYWVTEMHVDGFRFDLASTLAREFYDVDRLSSFFELVQQDPTVSQVKLIAEPWDVGPGGYQVGNFPPQWTEWNGKYRDTVRDFWRGEPATLGEFASRITGSADLYEHSARRPVASVNFVTAHDGFTLHDLVAYNEKHNEANGEDNRDGESHNRSWNCGVEGPTDDPVVLEIRARQQRNFFTTLLLSQGVPMISHGDELGRTQRGNNNAYCQDSEIAWVDWSSVDEDLLDFVRAAASLRAQHPVFRRRRFFNGLPVREQGSEAQPDIAWFTPDGSEMTDQDWGSGFGRAISVYLNGQGITDLSTRGEPVVDDSFVVCYNAHDEPIDFHMPPTGFGAEWELVLSTEAGRRPVIAPVVAVQGVPISVPVVQAEPGPLVEAEKSITVAGRALAVLQLRIG, via the coding sequence GTGACGGATCCGGCGACCACCCCGTCCGCACTCGGTGTCTGGCCCGGCAAGGCCTACCCGCTCGGTGCGAGCTATGACGGGTACGGCACGAACTTCGCCATCTTCAGCGAAGTCGCCGAAAAGGTCGAGCTCTGCCTGTTCGACGAGGCCGGCAACGAGACCCGGGTGACGTTGCCCGAGGTCGACGCGTTCATCTGGCACGTGTTCCTGCCCGGCATCCAGCCCGGTCAGCGCTACGGCTACCGGGTGCACGGCCCGTGGAACCCCTCGCAAGGCCATCGCTGCAACCCGAACAAGCTGCTGCTCGACACCTACGCCAAGGCGATCGACGGGGTTTTCGACTGGAACGAGGCGGTTTTCGGCTACCCGTTCGGTGAGCCCGACGCCCGTAACGACGCCGACTCGGCCGAGTACATGCCCAAGTCGGTGGTGATCAACCCGTACTTCGATTGGGGCGTCGACAGGCCGCCGAAGCATGAGTACGCAGACAGCGTTGTCTACGAGGCGCATGTGAAGGGTCTGACGCAGACCCATCCGGACGTGCCCGAGGCCATGCGGGGCACCTACTCAGGCATCGCGCACCCGGCGATCGTGCAGCACCTGGTCTCGCTGGGCGTCACCGCGCTCGAGCTGATGCCGGTGCACCACTTCGCGAACGACTCCACGCTGATCAGCAAGGGCCTGTCGAACTACTGGGGCTACAACACGATCGGGTTCTTCGCGCCCGACCCGAAGTACGCGTCCACCATCGCGCCCGGTGGTCAGGTGCAGGAGTTCAAGGCCATGGTGCGGGCGCTGCACGAGGCCGGCATCGAGGTCATTCTCGACGTGGTCTACAACCACACGGCCGAGGGCAATCACCTGGGCCCGACGCTGTCGATGCGGGGTGTGGACAACCTGGCCTACTACCGCACGGTCGAAGAAGACCGGCGGTACTACATGGATTACACCGGCACCGGCAACACGCTGAACGTGCGGCATCCGCACTCGCTGCAGCTGATCATGGACTCGCTGCGTTACTGGGTCACCGAGATGCACGTCGACGGTTTCCGTTTCGACCTGGCGTCCACCCTGGCGCGGGAGTTCTACGACGTCGACCGGCTCTCGAGCTTCTTCGAGCTGGTGCAGCAGGATCCGACCGTGTCGCAGGTGAAACTGATTGCCGAGCCCTGGGACGTGGGGCCGGGTGGGTATCAGGTCGGCAACTTCCCGCCTCAGTGGACGGAGTGGAACGGCAAGTACCGCGACACCGTTCGTGACTTCTGGCGCGGGGAGCCGGCGACCCTCGGTGAATTTGCCTCGCGGATAACGGGTTCCGCCGATCTGTACGAGCACTCGGCGCGGCGGCCGGTGGCGTCGGTCAACTTCGTCACCGCGCACGACGGGTTCACGCTGCACGACCTGGTTGCTTACAACGAGAAGCACAACGAGGCGAACGGCGAGGACAACCGGGACGGGGAGAGCCACAACCGGTCGTGGAACTGCGGGGTCGAGGGGCCGACCGACGACCCGGTGGTGCTCGAGATCCGCGCTCGCCAGCAGCGCAACTTCTTCACCACTCTGTTGCTGTCGCAGGGTGTTCCGATGATCTCGCACGGTGACGAGCTGGGCCGCACGCAGCGGGGCAATAATAATGCCTACTGCCAGGACAGTGAGATCGCGTGGGTGGACTGGAGCTCGGTCGACGAAGACCTGCTCGATTTCGTCCGGGCCGCGGCGTCGCTACGGGCTCAGCACCCGGTGTTCCGCCGGCGCCGGTTCTTCAACGGCCTGCCGGTGCGTGAGCAGGGTTCGGAGGCTCAGCCCGACATTGCCTGGTTCACGCCCGACGGCTCCGAGATGACCGACCAGGACTGGGGTTCCGGATTCGGCCGGGCGATCTCGGTGTACCTGAACGGCCAGGGCATCACCGACCTCAGTACGCGGGGTGAGCCGGTGGTCGACGACTCCTTCGTGGTCTGTTACAACGCCCACGACGAGCCGATCGACTTCCACATGCCGCCAACCGGTTTCGGCGCGGAGTGGGAGCTGGTGCTGAGCACCGAGGCCGGCCGCCGCCCCGTGATCGCACCGGTGGTCGCGGTGCAGGGCGTGCCGATCTCGGTGCCCGTGGTGCAGGCCGAACCGGGCCCGCTGGTAGAGGCCGAGAAGTCGATTACCGTGGCGGGTCGTGCTCTGGCGGTGCTTCAGTTGCGAATCGGCTGA
- a CDS encoding spore photoproduct lyase family protein yields the protein MLLDVRTIYAEPAALELERGRQIVERWPRAEVIEVASANRVDAVHGDEQNVQRWVRVKTEVLALGVRKTMTARVNGRSADWIAPSAANGCAMACAYCYVPRHKGYANPITVYANIEQMIGYLRRHVVRQGPKTEPNQCDPRAWVYDLGENSDASVDALVSDNVADLVAAFRDLEHAKASFATKFVNRDLLTYDPQGRTRIRFSVMPERTAKLLDIRTSSVGERIAAVDDFLAAGYEVHLNMSPVVVHEEWLSDWAELLQQLNDVLSPAAKAQAQAEVIFLTHNQGLHDVNLGWHPQAENLLWRPDIQEFKVSQNGMRNVRYRAGWKGVWKQRLLDLIAEQAPWLTVRYAF from the coding sequence GTGCTCCTCGACGTCCGCACCATCTACGCCGAACCCGCCGCGCTCGAGCTCGAGCGCGGGCGGCAGATCGTCGAGCGCTGGCCTCGGGCCGAGGTGATCGAGGTGGCCTCGGCCAACCGCGTCGACGCGGTGCACGGTGACGAGCAGAACGTGCAGCGCTGGGTCCGGGTGAAGACCGAGGTGCTCGCGCTGGGGGTGCGCAAGACCATGACGGCCCGGGTGAACGGCCGTTCCGCGGACTGGATCGCCCCCAGCGCCGCGAACGGCTGCGCCATGGCCTGCGCCTACTGTTACGTCCCGCGGCACAAGGGCTACGCGAACCCGATCACGGTCTACGCCAACATCGAGCAGATGATCGGCTACCTGCGCCGGCACGTCGTGAGGCAGGGCCCCAAGACCGAGCCGAACCAGTGCGACCCGCGGGCCTGGGTCTACGACCTGGGGGAGAACAGCGACGCCAGCGTCGACGCGCTGGTCAGCGACAACGTCGCCGACCTGGTCGCGGCCTTCCGCGACCTCGAGCACGCCAAGGCCTCGTTCGCGACCAAGTTCGTCAACCGCGACCTGCTCACCTACGACCCACAGGGCCGCACCCGCATCCGCTTCTCGGTGATGCCCGAGCGCACCGCGAAGCTGCTGGACATCCGCACCTCTTCGGTGGGGGAGCGCATCGCCGCGGTGGACGATTTCCTGGCCGCCGGCTACGAGGTGCACCTGAACATGTCACCGGTGGTGGTGCACGAGGAGTGGCTCAGCGACTGGGCCGAGCTGCTCCAGCAGCTGAACGATGTGCTCTCACCCGCCGCCAAGGCCCAGGCGCAGGCCGAGGTCATCTTCCTGACCCACAACCAGGGCCTGCACGACGTCAACCTGGGCTGGCATCCTCAGGCCGAGAACCTGTTGTGGCGCCCCGACATCCAGGAGTTCAAGGTCTCCCAGAACGGCATGCGCAACGTGCGTTACCGCGCGGGCTGGAAGGGCGTCTGGAAACAGCGCCTGCTCGACCTGATCGCCGAGCAGGCGCCCTGGCTGACCGTCCGGTACGCGTTCTAG